The genomic window CCGCAACCTGTCTGACCGCACCGAGCAGCAAGCCGCGAATCTGGAAGAGACCTCTGCCAGCGTTCAAGAGCTAGCGTCGACCGTCCGGGACAACGCCAATTCTGCGCAAGAGTCAGACCGGGTGGCACAGGGTGTGCGCCAAACCGCAGAGCAAGGCGCCGTCGGCATGAGTCAGGCCATTGCGTCGATTGAGGCGATTGAAGCCAGCACCCGCCGAATGGATGAAATCGTCGGCGTGATTGACGGCCTGGCCTTCCAGACCAACATCCTTGCGTTGAATGCGGCGGTAGAGGCCGCGCGCGCCGGGGAGTCGGGGCGGGGCTTCGCGGTGGTGGCAACTGAAGTGCGCTCTTTGGCGCAACGGTCTGCAGCCTCTGCCAAAGAGATCCGGCAGCTCATTTCCACTTCGTCACAGCAAGTGGCCGCCGGGGTGCAACAGATCCGGGCAGCTGGCAGCAATATCTCCGCGATCGCAGAAGGCGTGCGCGGTGTGGCAAGCCATATGTCGCTGATTTCAGCGTCCAGTTCAGAGCAGAGCGCGAGCTTGACGGAAATCACCACGGCCATCCGTCAACTCGATGAGATCACCCAGCAAAACGCATCGATGGTCGAGCAGGCCGTCAGCCAGGCCACCGCGCTGCAAGACCGGGCCAGTGTGCTGGCCGATGCGGTTGCGGTGTTTAAACTCCAACAAGGTTCTGCCGACGAGGCCCGCCAGTTGGTGGATAGGGCCTTGGAAGTAAGGCGCACCCATAGCGGGCGCGATTCCTTTGTACGAGAAGTCACCGCGCAGCACACCGGCCTGTTTGATCGGGATATGTATGTTTTCGTGCTGGACCGCAGTGGCCAGTATCTGGCTTTTGCCGGCAACCAGGCCAAAGTGGGCACGCGGGTGCAAGACGTGGCGGGTATTGATGGCAACGCGCTGATCGCCGCCATCGTGAACCAGGCGGACCACGCGCCGGGCTGGGTGGAGTACGAAATCGCGAACCCGCTGACGGGCTTGGTGCAAACCAAGATGTCTTATGTGGTGAAGGTGGACGATATGTACGTGGGCTGCGGCGTCTACAAGAGCCTCATGGCCAGCGTCTAATTGCCCAGTGCTCTCACCGGGCGGCAGGGCGACTGGTAGACTGGTAGATTCAGTCAGCCTTGCCAGCCTTCCGAGCCCGGGCTTTGGCGAGCACGGCTTGAATAACTGCACGTTTTTGGTCCAACACCGCTTCATCGGTGTGTTGGGAATGGGTGGCTATATCTGCCAGCTTCATGCGCGCTTTGGCTTCCAACGCTTGGGCGTGCTCTTCAGCCTCGCGGGCCTGCCGCACTTGGCGGCTTTCATAGCGCTGGCGTGCCTTCAAGGCGTCTTCCGTGCTCCAGGCATCCCACCCGGTGCGATCGTCTGAGACGGTTTCCACCAACATGCAATCCACAGGGCACACCGGCAGGCACAGGTTGCAGCCGGTGCAGTGTGCCTCGATCACCGTGTGCATGCGCTTGTTGCTGCCGATGATGGCATCGGTCGGGCAGGCCTTGATGCACAGGGTGCAGCCTATGCACCAGTCTTCATCAATAAAGACGACGGTGCGCGGCCCTTCCTGCCCGAACTCCGGGTTCAGGGGAATGACTGGATTACCGGTGATGGCCGCTAGGCGCGCAATACCCTCTGCGCCTCCAGGAGGACACTGATTGATGGGAGCTTCGTTACGCGCCATTGCGCCGGCATAGGCGGCGCAATCGGGATACCCGCAGCGGGTGCACTGGGTTTGTGGCAGCGCGTCCAGCAGCAGCTGCGCCAGCAGAGGCGCAGCCTCCGGGACCGTACTCACTTGGTGGTGCTGACCCGCTTGCGTGCTACCTTTTTAGTAGCTGCTGGCGCAGTCTTTACGGGCGCTGGAGTCGCTTTTGGCTCTGAAATGGTGGCGGGCGCAGCTGCGACAGCCTCTACGACAGCAGTCTCTACCGCAGCCGTCTCTGTAGAAGCAGGTGCACTCGCTTGGCTGTTGTGGCTCTTGATGAAAGCCTTGACCTGCGGGTACACCATCTCGCGCCAGCGGCGACCGGAGAAGATGCCATAGTGCCCGGCACCCATGGCCTCGTAGTGCTTTTGTAGCGATTTGGGCACGCCACTGCAGATGTCGTGTACTGCACGGGTCTGGCCGGAGCCAGAGATATCGTCCAGCTCGCCTTCCACCGACAGCAGGGCGGTGGTGGTGATGTCGGCAGGCTTGACGCGTTCGATCTTGCCGTCTTCACCCCGCACATCCCAGGTGCCGCTGACCAGCGCAAAGTCCTGGAACACCACGCGGATGGTCTCGAGGTAGTAGTCGGCGTCCATGTCCAGCACCGCGTTGTACTCGTCGTAAAACTTGCGGTGGGCTTCGGCCGAGGCGTCGTCGCCCTTGATCAGGTCCTTGAAGTAGTCGTAATGGCTCTTGGCATGGTGATCGGGGTTCATGGCCACAAAGCCGGTGTGCTGCAAGAAGCCGGGGTACACGCG from Rhodoferax potami includes these protein-coding regions:
- the rsxB gene encoding electron transport complex subunit RsxB, coding for MSTVPEAAPLLAQLLLDALPQTQCTRCGYPDCAAYAGAMARNEAPINQCPPGGAEGIARLAAITGNPVIPLNPEFGQEGPRTVVFIDEDWCIGCTLCIKACPTDAIIGSNKRMHTVIEAHCTGCNLCLPVCPVDCMLVETVSDDRTGWDAWSTEDALKARQRYESRQVRQAREAEEHAQALEAKARMKLADIATHSQHTDEAVLDQKRAVIQAVLAKARARKAGKAD